AAGTGGCCGCTTTCGCTGGAAATCAATTCAATTATGGCTCAATTTTATTCTCACAGGGATTACAGTCACCCACCACATCCTACTGCATCCGCACACAATGCTCTGATTAATTCCACACGAACAGCTCCGAAGAGCGGCTGATGATTAGCACACGGGAGGGGGATCTCTATCCCCACATCCACCCAGTACCAGTACTATACATCATATCCAGCGAATGCATAAATCGAAAGGCCCGAAGACCCAAGGTGGGACCACCCACATGGCCGTCTGTGCTTTTATTGCTCACAAAGTAGCATAAACAAATTGCGCTTCTAACGGCGGCGGCATTGGAATATCCACATCCAGAAAGCCAACGCCACCACACACCTGATGGCCTGATGGATGGATTTGGATGGATGGAGCATATGGATGGTTAGGGATGAGCATGAATGAATGGAGCCAAGCCAAGCCGAGTTGAGGAGTTCTCCTAGTACATTAAATGCTGGGGGAATTCATTTAATGTACTAGTGGAATAGTGGAATGCACAGGAAAAAATCATACCAACAAGAAATTAAACAGCTAAGACAGCTATACTTCTTCAAaggggcttttaaaaatgaagatccctattgaaatatatttttgtaatatttattttatctattatttttatatttttatttttttaatttttatttttttattaataaaattgtaGAAATAATCATTCAAGACTTATTACCGGAGTAAAGTAGTAGGATTGATTAGTTTCCATTATAAACATGCTATAGAAAAGTTTGTTGCGATGATTAGGTACATACTTCTTCTATACCATAAAGCatggtaaaaataaattgtattctTTTACTATGTAAGTGAGggatttaaataatataatggaATATTTGAGAAAAAAGTGATATCAAACAAAGCTTGAACCTTTATTACTTATTATTATACTTAGTACACTCATTTTTAGTATcatcaaataaatttatagATCAAAATCATTTCTATAAATTGCAGTTCCCAAGAGATTtacttcaaaataaaaaatgactTCAATCTTTCATAGAGAAATATATTAGTAATTTTGATCAAGTTCTTTTGGTGtaccattgtttgttgttgcatCGCGCTTTGCTTATTTGGAGTACGGTTTTGGGTTATTTGCGTCTGTTGTGTGGTCCGTTCCCTTCAGTTTTTCCGCCTTGGCGCTGCTTTTCCTACATTTGTTTCCAAACAGTGGTCAACTAATGTGTCCCAAATGTCCCGGGGCGACAATCACAACAAACCACTTGGCTGAGGACCACCGCAGAACAGCTGTCTAGACTGGTTTCGAGTGGAGGTCCCAATTAGCCACCTTGACCGAGACTCCCAAACACTGGCCACTTGAGTAGCCGGGGATCCGGATCCCGGAGGAACCACGTTCACACATATTTCACCGTCCTGCCGACATCCTCGAGTGTGTCCTGTCTGGTCGGGAGCGGCGACAAGGCGTGATTTGTAAACAATGCCACACGCATGATTACATGATCATGGAGCCGGTGCATAGCCATCGCCACGAGTGCGGGGAAAACTGACTGGTGGCCCCGACGGTTTCCAATTGCATATTAGCGTCGCCGCAAAACAGAAGGTCGGCTCCTCACtgaaaaatatgaatttgaAATATGTGCTATAAGAATTTCTGTGTTATTATTTTACAACTTTTAAAAACAAGTACATTCTCAAATTAAGAATGTTTATATGATAACTAGCATCTTGAATCTAAAAGAATATTAATTACCTTAAATAATAAGATTACAGTATAAACTTCGATATCAACGTTTCGTTTTGTGTTTAGCATATGAAAATcaaacatatttaataataccCTAACCATTCTTAACATTTATGCaagctaaatatttattacttaagtgcattgattaaaaatattgattttgcAATTTAAAGTGTATGCATGGCTTGTACAGGAACTTATAAATTTTAGGAAGTAAAATTAAGAAACTAGCATTTCGAAAaggaagaaaaaaataatatcacagatttttagaaatttgccattgatttttgtttttttaacttAAACTAAAAATTAGAAACACTTTCCACTCCATAAGAATGTTTTTTTAGGAAACCTAAAAAACTGTTctaaaatttagaaaaatcGCCAGTGTCATAGACGAACTTTTAGAATAGAATAAAGATAGAATCAATATCGCACAGAGATTCCGATTCAGATACAGCTGCAGTGAGGCAAGATGCGCACTTTTAAGCTCTTAAGTACAGACGATTCACTTTGGCCAAATGTGCGCTTTTCAATTCCATTTCTGTTTCGATTTCCACATTGGAAATAGCCGATTTTTCAATTACCATTGGGTCGGCCGAAAACAAGTACGCGTATTATTAATGTAATAGCGGCTAATTGCGCATTCGCTGCAAAGGCAAATTAGAACGCAAGCGAAACACTTCAGGCAGCGGCTTAAAAGCTTTGATTTTGATGGAACACTTGGCCATCCGACGCGGAATTTATGGCCGCATTTGGCCGTTGAGATCATTGCAGTGATTGCCAAGAATGGGCATTATCCCAAGATTAGAGAATTTGCAATAACTTCATCCACTTGAGCCCCTCCTCTGCGGGAAACACATGACCGATCAAGGTTTATGGCCAAGTCGCAGCAAGCACCCGCCAAATGCCAATCGGCAAATGCCAAATTTACCGCAGAAAGTCGTTGCATTTATTTGGCCTGGCCGAGACAATAAACAAAGTATCACTGCTGGCATGCAGCAACAAATAGAGGCAATCTAAATACGAGTACGAATGCGGCCCGcagaacaataaaaacacattgGCAAAATATGACAAagtaaacaataataataagtcCGCCTCGAATGGCTGCCAAATTGAATGATCGGTGCGAATGCGGTACTGATCAGAATTCACAATCCCAATCCCCACAGAAGTTCAGGCCGGACGTCACAGAATCTGCCCAAATTCCAGTTcaaacataaaatttaattgcctACAAATTGGCGCGTTGAGTTTAATGGCAATTTAACCATTCATATGGTTAAATGGGTGAATACATATCTTTGGAAGACTGGTGATTCAAAATGTTTACAAGGGATAATAAATCAACAGCATTGGGGCTTATTCAGCACACCATTCACaaaaaatcgatttagcgTCACTTGTGACCGGTTGCGTTTATCTCGTGCTATGTGACtttgaaaaatttttgtattaaGATCTGTGGTACTGGTGCcctaattgtttttatattgacaatttaacaaaactaaattttaatttttttggatgGCTACATAGCTCTGGCCAATGATAGCTCTACGAAACTGTTTGATAATTGTTGAAAGTTTAAATGTAAATTTGTGCTGACTGCCGTTACCTCTTGTCTAACATCGGAGAGAATATACTCTCATAGCCCTGACAATATggaatttgttagtgtaaaAGTTTCTTTGCGATCCTTACTTATTTTTGTAACCTGTTCTTATATTTGACCTGGATCTGAcaaaataatttaagagtaCCATTTGTCTGGAGTAAAATCTGTCCTATCCCATCTTTCCAAATctgggtgatttcaatctcactGATATTCCTTGGCCCGCTTCTACTGACTCTTTTGTCTCTACACCTTTATCTGTCCATAACTTTATTGATGGTCTGTTtgaattatcattacagcaagtaagctttatatgTAATTCACCAcacagacaattagatcttgtatttgttttaggctcttctgaagtcacggtatctagaattaaCGCACTTGTTGTCTCAGAAgacaaatgaaattaaaaatttgccTCCCCTAAACTATAGTTTAGATGCTTATAAGCTATATGATTTCCCAGTATAATTGGACAAATTTTAACAATTACATTGACATTGAAAAAGGCTCTGAATTATTTTATAGCGTCTTAAACCCATTTTATAATGATTGCCATCCTGATAGACTTCCTTCAATGCAAATCGGGCCTCCTtcgtttaccaatgcgctttaTAGTGTCAGAAACCTTAAAAGAAACACTtataaaaagaacaaaaagtcGGGTAAGCCATCCGATTTCTCacgatatgtggtggctcgattgGATTTAAATGTTCTCAACAGTAATTGCTCAGTCAGCtgatatcaccgtgtcaacatggttttttAAGttaagatcgaccaccactaacctactcgaattgacatctattataataaatgtatgtaACATAAAGTTGAAGACTGACGATTTACATACGGATTTAAGTAAAGCCTTTGAGCCTCTAAACCATTCTCTTCTTGTATTTAAATTAGATCAGTTCGGGTTCCCCAATAAATTAtcaacttggatttcaagttatttgagtGGTAGAACTTAGaggtttatattttaaatgaatatatacgtgacatctggagggCCTAAGGGTAGTCCTTTAGTCCCTTTGCTTTTTACTCGGATTATTATTGAGCTTCACTCTATCGTAACACTAATATATGCTGATGTGGTTAAGCTTTGTTACCATATAATGTAGAATCTGGGTTCTGCTTGCAGTGAGATCTTAATtgattccaggaatggtgttATGAGTTATTCTTTTCAGAACATGCCACTGGACCGAGTACAAGTCAACGGCTTAGGTGTTGTTCTGGACataaatcttaaatatgaCTCCTAAATAACTTCTACTGTaaataacctctactgtattAAGCTATAAAGTGTTCATGGGTTCATAAAGcgttggtaaaaaaaaatttgaagaTTTATTTACAACCAAATTGTTATTTACCTCCCCTGTTCGCCCTAATCTGGAAAATTGTTCTTCGGCTTAAAGTACACAacatcaagtgcacattgaccgtattgagtcgataaaaaaacaattttttctttttgtccTACGTGGTTTAAACTGGGATCAAATCGTTGGGTTACCTTCTTATCCGAGTAGTTTGCTTTTGGTTTATTTGCCTACTCTAGTAAATCGTAGAATAATGCTTgttactatttttatgcacaACCTTATTaaaggtgatattgattctgatATTGATATTAGACTAACGCGCAATTATTATACTGTTAATTTGCCACAGTTCCTACTATTTTTCTCTTTATTGTGTCTCATCTCTATTTGTTCCAtataccttcctcgcgaaccgtatttcCGCCCGAAATGATATATGGGCCCCGCGTTCAACAATAATACTGGGTGGCAACCGGGaagcaaatatttaatttttttgtgattTATTTACTACTTCCTATCGTTTGGGAAGTACTACATAAACTTGTAGGGGTAAGTTTTGAAATGAggagaatatttttttaaagatcaCTTCGGTCATGTCTTTTTACATAActggaaatttttttaatatacatCAAAGGATCAAAAATAGGAAGTAAACTACATGTtttctttaatattatttGGTATTAAAGCTTAAGCTTAAGTACCCAAAAAGATTTTAGTAAAAGACAGCAGATAAtcacttaaaaatgtaaacacctTTTATCAAGTTCATACTACTGCCGGGTATCTATATAGATTTTTTGCACTCATAGATAAAATGTGTTGACTTAACTCTTATCATTAAAGATTACTTACTTGACTAGAAGATGGGGAACTTAATAAGGTATTTTATCGGTATCATGCAGTGCCGTTGAACTGAAACAATCTACAGACTTATCTATCCgaattttgacaaaataaaagaaataccCCCGCAGAAAGATGAGGTAGTATATAAAAACTTCTGCCAAGATTGTTCCCTGAGCAGTATACCTGTGTCTCGCGAGTGCTTaagatataaaataaatagtttGCTTTCTAAAACCGAGttcaattaataataattttagcCCAGAATGTATTATTTGAccgtttttatatatttttaaaccgCAGATACTACTTATAAAGTTGCTTTTCTTTTTGAGCCCGCATTCTGGCACCTTTCTTCCTACCCATACCTAGCCATTTTACGATGACAAATGCTATTATAAGAGAACTGGTAAAACGTGGACATGAGGTCACATTCATAGCTCCGTTTTCGTTGGCCAAGGAAACTTGGGGCCAAACTATAGAGAAATTCTTTTGCACCATTATGACTCATGGGGAGATGGTAAGTCAGTTTAGTACTTAGAAAACATAAATTCTAACATATTTTTCCACAGTTTCTGCAAAGATGAATACAAAATTGGCGCTGGATATGATTGACTTGTCAGGAATCACACTTGCGTCTGAGCCAACACATTGGTATCCAATCAACGGATTTTGCACTGGCCCATCCGGAAGTTCAGGATCAAATTCACGCCAAAGATAAGATCGGTAAAATCGATCTTCTCCTTGCGGCACAGTTCTACAATGAGGGTGCTCTAATGCTCGGCCATCTCTACCAAGTACCCGTCATTACCATAGCACCCTTTGCCTATGCCAACTACTTCAGCCAAATCTTTGGCTCTATAAATCCCTTATCATACGTCCCAAATACTTTAATGAAATGCACCGATAGAATGACATTGTGGGAGCGATTGAAAAAAGTCTCCTTTTACCCGGCCCAGGATGCCATTATCAAGAAGTATTTTGGCAAGTTTTTACCAGAAGTGCCGACGGTTAAGCACGAAACATCTCGGATTAACTAATAAACAGCTACATGCCGCTGACATCACCGATACCAATGTCCTTAAGCATGATTTCGGTGGGTGGACTGCAAATCCAGCCACCCAAAGCTCTGCcagaaaacataaaaaactTCCTTGATGATGCAGAGTTCGGTGCTATCTACTTTAGTTTAGGtgagttaaaaataaaatagtacAGGCCCTAACTTAACCAAATCTTAAAAGATGTATCTAAAATCTGAATTTGCATTAAAGCTATGTATATAAATCATTGGCATTTTTAGGATTTCAAGTGCGCAGTGCTGACATGATGAAGATGTTCCTAGGAGTCTTCGGCAGCTTAGAACAACGTGTCCTTTAGAAATTCGAAAGCGACCAGTGGTCGAATATTCCCGACAATGTCAGGACTGAAAAGTGGTTACACCAACGATATATTGGCCCATCCGAATGTTAAAGTTTTCATTGCCCACGGCGGACTCTTTGGAATGCAAGAGGCAGTTTATCACGCTGTTCCGGTGCTCGGAATGCAATTCTATTTTGATCAGGCTCTGAACTAAAAGCGATTGGCTTGGACTACCGCACCAAGACAAAATCGGAATAAATATAAAGTAACGTTGAGTGTtgcattaaaaataaagaaaattggaaagcttaaaaaatttgattacTGTGTATTGACTTTAACTGAATTGTAAGTTTGTAATTATAATGCAACAGGTCAAAACAATTATAATAAGAAAGTGAGTTTTTGAGCCATTTTAATAACAAATTAAGACAGTCCCCACATGGTCATTtccataaaatgttttataaataCTTGATCTGCACTTTGTTGCTTCTTATACATATTTTTGCAATAACAGCCCGAACACTTAAGCTTTGGCACTTGAGCTTCTACTTAAGTATTTAATGAATCCAAATTGGTATGGTCCTACAATATTGTACTTAAGGCGCCTGAGTGCTGGGCCAAGTGTTCTTTTCGAATTAAGCAAAATTGCAAAAGTCTTGAGGAGAGAAGAAACCCCTTCCCCAAAAAGCACACTCATCATACATTTAATGGGATTTCACCATCATCATCGTGTTGCCAGGGGCCTGGATTGCCCAATTGATGATATGACCTCTAAGACTGCTAAAGTATGCGCTTACCAAATCATCGAGAATCAATAAAACTACTCCGGgaaaaatcataaaattttCAACTTGAAGCATAAGAAATTCAGAAGACTTACCTGTTAAATGAAATCCCAACCCACTATTCATTTTGAGGAATCCCAAAGACTCGGTTTTTTGTCATTAAAGAACTTTAGATCCCGTGTTTATACTTGGAACATCTAAGTACGCACACGATTATCCCAGATATATGCAATATAAATACATGTTCAATTTCAAAAATCGCATAAACAAAATGACCCCAAAGACAGTTGCTTCCTGCAATGGCAGCGCCATTTAGAGCGCCATTTGGACCCAGAATGGGATGTTTACACGACTCCGGAGACTGGGAGACTGGGAGGCTGGAAGACCGGGTCTCCGGCAAGTGCACTTGAGGCCGGAGTGCGGAGACACGATCCGCGGAGCTCCAGGGCTCATTATGCATTCACGAACTGACATTGAAGTGGGTGCGACGCCCCATGCTGGATGCTTCCTGGGCTATAGGGTTACATACATGGCCCATCGGCTTTATTATTGGTATTTGTAACACATGATTACGCTTTATTGTAAACAAAAGCGCCGATAAACAGGCAAACACACGCACGCACTACTGATATGTTAATGCAGATGGCGCACAGGGCGTATGAGTGCTGTTTTTGAGTGTGGGGAGCGGAAAGGGGTGAACCCAAGCTGTTTGTCTGTCAACGGCTTAGGCaaataaacttaaaatcaTACTCTGGCGGTGGAATGTGCTTATGCGATGGCTGCGCGAATGATGAAGACAGATCAACTAGAGGGTCTCCAGAAGGAATCGCTAATTGACCGCCAATTTAGATGGCCACCTCTGAATGCAGCCCAATCAAAGGTGGCTAACCAAAAAAGGGAAAAGGAAAGAAGTGCTTGTGTAAACTGAAGTTTTGATACACTTATTTCTGAACAGTAAGGGATATTGGAAAGAAAACCTATGAAAAAGAATAGATATAGGCCGAAGGTGTCCAATTTTTAGTGCCCGTTACCTTaagttgtaaaaataaaataaataaattaaagtaaTATGATATTCTAAAGTTAAGTTATTTGGTTAAGTAAGTTAtatcttaaacttttttttagaaaaacgAAGATACCATAAATATTGGTACTTTCAAAAGGTGTTCTGATTGTTCAAATACCCTTTTTTACTATATTAAAATTACTTGACTACGTGTATTGTATATTCTATATTTTCTACTTGGTCCCAAGCCCAGATCAATTTTATAATACCCTCTAGAAGGTCACAAAAGGCTGACCACCCAGGGAAGCTAAAGCTGTCGACACGCCGCAGCGTTTAAGTGTAATTTTCTTCTTATTCAATTGAAGCATGTCCTTTGCCGGCAGGATAACTCTCCAACTCACTGCAACGCACTGAGCAAGTCCCCAGCTCCCCGGCTCGTTAAAAATTCACTTCAGCCCTCGCTTTCACTTCGGATAAACATAATGGCCGTTCATTTGCGCCCGTCTGGGCTCTATTCTCGACCCACTCAACCATCAGCCACCCAGCAGAAATTGCAAGAAAATGTTCTTTTCGAATCGAAGACGAGCGCTCAGGACAATTGCGTACGTGTGCGCCAGGACCGAGCTCAAAAAGGGGGGAATCcaacaaaaataagaaaaggtaaaagaaaaaataagcGAGAAAAGAAAAGCTAAGGAAAAGTGAATGTCTTATCTTGTGCGCCATGTAATTTGCTCTCTTGCCATGTGCTTCATCAGAAAGGAAATTGAAAATTGCTGCTAATAGCTGCCGACATTGGAGTGGGTGTGGCCGATAGGCGTTTGGGTGGCAGGACGAAGGAAATTCTCCGTATAATgattatgaaaaaataaaagagaaaAAACGAGGAGAGATAAAGGATGCCACTAAGAAAAAGTAGGTGGAATTCATTTGAAATTGCTCAGCTTAGTGACGAAAGCTAACGAGGCGTTAAACTGCTCTTCTTCGGCAATTTGATGTTGATTTATGCGTTGCAGAAAAGTCTCGGTAATTTCAGTGCCTAAAAGCCAATTAGTGGAAGCCCAAGACTTGGGACTAAATCATATACCTTTTTTAAGAATGGTATATTTGTTAATCTTTAATCCAACTAGAAATTATTATCATTTGATTGTGATATATAGATGCTATTTACTcgtataaaaatagaaaagcACTGAGTACTTAATttgtaattgtttttgaatAGCTTAGTGATAACACTCTGGATATTAATAGACTAAAGATTCATACAATAAAAATGCAAGTAAATAATCTTATTTAATTTAGCCATTTTCACAGGGCTTCCATAGTTTATGTCCCAGAACTGGTATGTTTATATCTTAAAgcatttgatttatttatccCAAAGAGCACCTAGTCAACTGTGAAATCCTAAAGCACCTACACCTTCTTGTGAATCATTTCTCAGCATTCGATATGAAGACTGTTTACACAAAGCAATGGGCACTTAAACAGGCTTTAAGCGCTTTTATGTTGTTCCAAATAAATGGAGGAAAACAAAAGATTAACGACCTAGTAAGTTGCAGGTGCTCAGCCGAAATATTCCGATCCGACAAAAGTTTTCCACCCAGGAAACTGATTCATTGAAGTGTTTACCCATATACGACACCATTCCGTTTGTTTTCCCATCTCGAACCATCCAAACACTTTTCGGTGCCAAATGATGCAGGGAGAAAAACAGATCCCGCCCGTTCACATACCAAGTGACTGTTTATCAATGGATCTTCAAGTGTGTTCCGCCTGGTAGCGCTCTATTAGTAGCGCTCAGGCAGCTGATAAGGCGCCCGGTCTATTGGGCAATGCTACATAGAGGGAACCTCGAGCATCACATCTCACCCACTCAGTTCTTGGCCCCGGGGCCAATCTAACGCCCGAATCGACTGGCGGGGCAACCAAATGTCTATTGCGACTTTAATTGTCGGGCATTACGAGTCGGCAGGTCCATTAAAACGTTAATTAAGTTGCCCCAATGGAACTTGGACACATGTGCGTATCCCGAATCTCTCTCTCTCAGTCTGCCACACCACAACGTTTTCATCTAAACAGCTCGCGAAAAAACAAACCATCCATCTAGTGCTAGTTGGAATCATCTCAACATTTGCCGATTTGAATGGCTGTCCATAAAACGCGATAAAGTAAAAGGAAGACAACAAAAATTGAAGAACACCAAAACCGTTTTATGCATGCGgtgaaaatttgaaattttttaccCGAAATTTgaacaataaacaaaatcaCAAAAGCCAAAACATTTATCATTCAATTTGATGCCGCTATGGCGGCCGTTCTCGAAAtcatttaaatgattttttatttgaagCCAAATAAGCAGAGGAGTGGCCACGGTTCGCTGGATCTGATTTGGATTTGGAATTGGCATTGCGCAAAGATTTTTCAACAGCTGCCGGACGGGAGATTGAGTTGgaaattgaatttcaaattgaaattgagGTGGGTGGCCATTTTGTGGGACGGGCGGACGCGCCGAACAACTTGCGCAAATAGCACCATCATCAACAATTGGTACGAGTATAATATCATCCGCCCGCTCGGGTCTGTGGGCTGGATTCCCAGGAATTCTCGGGGACCGCACACAGTCACCGCTCGGTTTGGTTGGCTAATGAAAATCTGGAAAACAATTAACTATAAATTAAACGCACaattttcaaaacaaaataaacatataTGGGCCGGGGCATCATTTGTACTTTGCTTTCCGTGTTTTGTTTACAGAGCAATCGGGTTTCCGTGGGTGTGAGTGGGTTAATCGTTCGGGGAGcttcattcattcatttacCTAGCCAACCGAAGGGAAGATCCCTATCCCCGCCCTTCCCACTGGCAAACCCCATCGCCCGCCCGGCAGCAAAGCAATTAGGCAGTGTCGCTGGCTCCAATCCCTTTCGGGATTCCCCTCTTAGGACCAGGTCCATCCCATAAAACAAAGAGCACAACTTCAACAACAAAATCGAGTTGGAAACGGGCATAATGGTATTCGAACACTCTACAAAAGTGAAGATAGTGTACTTATTTCCGTATTGCAAAAAGAAAATCTAATCATGTTTAGGCAAAtctaattttctttttaaataaattataatttagtatgtcttattatattattttatatttgtattgCCTATATTTTAGAGTAATTGTAAATATAATGCAATAGACCAATAAAATTGCCTAAATGGAGTATTAAGTAACATTTAAGTTAAGTATCTGCAAAATGACAAACTAATACATATTATAACAAAATAGAAAAtctttagtttttaaaattgaatttttcacactaaaataaaatatttatttaaaccaTATTTTtgaccacttttaataatgtAAGCATTACTATTAAAATACAATGCAA
This region of Drosophila subpulchrella strain 33 F10 #4 breed RU33 unplaced genomic scaffold, RU_Dsub_v1.1 Primary Assembly Seq354, whole genome shotgun sequence genomic DNA includes:
- the LOC119560202 gene encoding LOW QUALITY PROTEIN: UDP-glycosyltransferase UGT5 (The sequence of the model RefSeq protein was modified relative to this genomic sequence to represent the inferred CDS: inserted 6 bases in 4 codons; substituted 2 bases at 2 genomic stop codons); translated protein: MGNLIRYFIARILAPFFLPIPSHFTMTNAIIRELVKRGHEVTFIAPFSLAKEXLGPNYREILLHHYDSWGDVSAKMNTKLALDMIDLSGXSHLRLSQHIGIQSTDFALAHPEVQDQIHAKDKIGKIDLLLAAQFYNEGALMLGHLYQVPVITIAPFAYANYFSQIFGSINPLSYVPNTLMKCTDRMTLWERLKKVSFYPAQDAIIKKYFGKFLPEVPTVKXRNISDXLINSYMPLTSPIPMSLSMISVGGLQIQPPKALPENIKNFLDDAEFGAIYFSLGFQVRSADMMKMFLGVFGSLEQRVLXKFESDQWSNIPDNVRTEKWLHQXDILAHPNVKVFIAHGGLFGMQEAVYHAVPVLGMQFYFDQALN